Proteins encoded together in one Vitis vinifera cultivar Pinot Noir 40024 chromosome 4, ASM3070453v1 window:
- the RBR gene encoding retinoblastoma-related protein, with amino-acid sequence MDGVKPVASAEQGGAVEARFTEFCKNGLQLDESTFAQAMKLFEESNHLLSTTSLSAIGNGPEDSERYWFAFILYSVKRLSEGTAENVQQGNDENGFNLCQILRVSKLNIVDFFKELPQFIVKVGPILGNLYGPDWEKRLEAKELQANFVHLSILSKYYKRAYLEFFSTSGSNLDKQSSVISASGYVSDYHRFGWLLFLALRVHAFSRFKDLVTCTNGLVSILAILILHVPISFRSFTINNYPRFVKKGNKGMDLLASLCDIYETSEDEVRKTMEQTNKVIVDILKKKPCLASECKSENLASIDPDGLVYFEDLMDESSLSSSINILEKDYDAAIRNKGELDERVFINGEDSLLGSGSLSGGAMSISGAKRKIDSLASPAKTITSPLSPNRSPGILGGANSKMAPTPVTTAMTTAKWLRTVISPLPSKPSAELERFLTSCDKDVTSDVIRRANVILEAIFPSIAFGERCVTGSASLMDSIWAQQRRMEAMKLYYRVLEAMCTAEAQVLHANNLTSLLTNERFHRCMLACSAELVLATHKTVTMLFPAVLERTGITAFDLSKVIESFIRHEESLPRELRRHLNSLEERLLESMVWEKGSSMYNSLIVARAALSAEVNRLGLLAEPMPSLDAISMHINASCGGLPPVPSLQKRESSPGQNGDIRSPKRVCPDYRSVLVERNSFTSPVKDRFLALNNLKSKLPPPPLQSAFASPTRPNPGREGETCAETGINIFFSKIIKLAAVRINGMVERLQLSQQMRENVYCLFQQILNRRTSLFFNRHIDQIILCCFYGLAKISQMNLTFREIIHNYRKQPQCKPQIFRSVFVDWSSARRNGKTGKEHVDIITFYNEIFIPAVKPLLMEIGPGGGTTTKTNRVPEVNNNNDAQCPESPKISPFPSLPDMSPKKVSAAHNVYVSPLRSSKMDALISHSSKSYYACVGESTHAYQSPSKDLTAINNRLNSTRKLRGALNFDDVEGLVSDSLVAKSLYLQNGSCASSSGAPLKLEQPDT; translated from the exons ATGGACGGCGTCAAGCCAGTTGCTTCGGCTGAGCAAGGAGGTGCTGTTGAAGCTCGATTTACAGAGTTCTGCAAG AATGGGTTACAATTGGATGAGAGCACTTTCGCACAAGCTATGAAGCTGTTTGAGGAAAGCAATCACCTACTGTCTACTACAAGCCTGTCTGCAATTGGGAATGGG CCAGAAGATTCTGAACGGTATTGGTTTGCATTCATTTTGTATTCCGTCAAGAGATTGAGTGAAGGGACTGCAGAAAATGTTCAGCAAGGGAATGATGAAAATGGGTTTAATTTGTGCCAGATTTTGAGGGTTTCAAAGCTCAA CATTGTCGATTTCTTCAAAGAGCTTCCACAGTTCATCGTCAAGGTTGGTCCAATTCTTGGAAATCTATATGGCCCCGATTGGGAGAAAAGGCTTGAG GCAAAGGAGTTGCAGGCCAATTTTGTGCACTTGAGTATTCTAAGCAA GTACTATAAGCGTGCATACCTGGAATTCTTCTCCACAAGTGGTTCCAACCTTGATAAGCAGTCGTCTGTTATCAGTGCTTCAGGCTATGTGTCAGACTATCATCGGTTTGGATGGTTACTGTTTTTGGCGTTACGTGTTCACGCATTTAGTCGATTTAAGGACCTAGTGACTTGCACAAATGGCTTGGTTTCTATATTG GCCATCCTGATACTTCACGTGCCTATTTCCTTCAGAAGTTTCACTATCAACAACTATCCACGTTTTG TTAAGAAAGGCAATAAAGGTATGGATCTGCTTGCATCCCTTTGTGACATTTATGAGACATCAGAAGATGAAGTAAGAAAAACAATGGAGCAGACCAACAAAGTAATAGTCGATATCTTGAAGAAGAAACCTTGTTTGGCATCAGAGTGTAAATCTGAAAACTTAGCGAGTATTGACCCAG ATGGCTTGGTTTATTTTGAAGATCTAATGGACGAATCATCTTTATCATCCAGTATAAATATTCTAGAGAAGGATTATGATGCTGCAATTCGTAATAAGGGTGAACTGGATGAGAGGGTATTCATTAATGGGGAGGATAGCTTACTTGGCTCAGGGAGTTTGTCTGGCGGTGCCATGAGTATAAGTGGTGCCAAG AGGAAAATTGATTCACTGGCCTCCCCAGCAAAGACAATTACAAGTCCGCTGTCTCCCAACCGCTCGCCTGGCATTCTTGGTGGTGCTAACTCAAAGATGGCACCGACACCTGTGACCACAGCTATGACTACTGCAAAGTGGCTCCGGACGGTTATTTCTCCGCTTCCATCAAAGCCCTCTGCCGAACTGGAGCGATTCCTAACATCATGTGACAAGGATGTTACTAGTGATGTGATCCGCAGGGCTAACGTAATATTGGAGGCCATTTTTCCAAGTATTGCTTTTGGAGAGCGTTGTGTCACTGGAAGTGCGAGTCTGATGGACAGCATATGGGCACAACAAAGAAGAATGGAAGCAATGAAGTTATACTATAGGGTGTTGGAAGCAATGTGTACCGCTGAAGCTCAAGTTTTGCATGCAAATAATTTAACCTCCTTATTAACCAATGAGAGGTTCCATAGGTGTATGCTTGCTTGTTCTGCAGAGCTGGTTTTGGCTACCCATAAGACAGTTACAATGTTGTTCCCTGCAGTATTGGAGAGAACTGGCATCACAGCTTTTGATCTTAGCAAGGTGATAGAAAGTTTCATTAGACATGAGGAGTCTCTTCCAAGGGAATTGAGGCGTCATCTTAATTCCTTGGAAGAGCGACTTTTGGAAAGCATGGTATGGGAGAAGGGCTCCTCTATGTATAATTCTTTGATAGTTGCGAGGGCAGCCCTTTCGGCAGAAGTAAACCGGCTTGGATTATTAGCAGAACCTATGCCATCTTTGGATGCTATTTCCATGCATATTAATGCTTCCTGTGGTGGCTTGCCTCCTGTGCCTTCTTTGCAGAAGCGTGAGAGTTCACCAG GTCAGAATGGAGATATTCGGTCCCCAAAGAGAGTGTGCCCTGATTATCGAAGTGTGTTGGTGGAACGGAATTCTTTTACGTCCCCAGTAAAGGATCGCTTCCTGGCATTAAATAATCTCAAGTCCAAGTTACCGCCTCCCCCCTTGCAATCTGCATTTGCAAG TCCAACACGGCCAAATCCAGGACGCGAAGGGGAAACATGTGCAGAAACTGGcatcaatatattctttagCAAG ATAATAAAGTTAGCTGCTGTCAGAATTAATGGTATGGTTGAGAGGCTACAACTGTCTCAACAGATGCGAGAGAATGTGTACTGTCTTTTCCAACAAATCCTTAATCGGCGAACGAGTCTCTTCTTTAACCGGCATATTGATCAGATCATCCTCTGTTGTTTCTATGGGCTTGCAAAG ATCTCTCAAATGAACCTGACCTTCAGGGAAATAATTCACAACTACAGGAAGCAGCCACAATGCAAGCCACAAATTTTCCGTAGTGTGTTTGTTGATTGGTCATCAGCACGCCGCAATGGA AAAACAGGGAAGGAACATGTTGATATTATCACATTTTACAATGAAATTTTTATTCCGGCTGTAAAGCCGCTGTTAATGGAGATTGGGCCTGGTGGTGGAACAACTACAAAAACTAACAGGGTTCCTGAAGTTAACAATAACAATGATG CTCAATGTCCTGAATCACCAAAGATTTCTCCTTTTCCAAGTCTTCCTGACATGTCTCCGAAGAAAGTATCCGCTGCACACAATGTCTATGTCTCCCCATTGCGGTCATCTAAG ATGGATGCTTTAATCTCACATAGTTCTAAAAGTTACTATGCTTGTGTTGGAGAGAGTACTCATGCTTATCAGAGCCCTTCAAAAGACCTAACTGCCATTAATAACCGATTGAATAG TACCCGGAAGCTCAGAGGCGCACTCAACTTCGACGATGTCGAGGGTTTAGTTAGCGACTCCTTGGTGGCCAAAAGCCTGTACCTTCAAAATGGGAGCTGTGCATCCTCATCAGGTGCACCGTTGAAATTAGAGCAACCTGACACGTAG